The stretch of DNA TGCTAGCTCACTATTTTTCCTTACCATACAAAGTTTGTTCGGTAGAGGAGTTAAATCGTCCATTCGAGATAACTCGTCCACTGTCAGACTGGGAGCGATACAGTATCAATTATTGGAAGCCACAAACTCAAGGGGATTTTCTGTTTAATTATTGGGATTAAAGTTACTTGTAGCAACGACCATTGCATTCATAAATATTAAACATAAACTTTATTTTGACTGATTGTAAAAAATACAATCGGTCTTTTTTAGTTTGCAAAAGAAGAGAATAATAGAAAATTAGTTTAACTCGTTGTGAACAAAATGAACAAAATTACCAAAATGATTATTATACGCAGTATTTTCATAAACTCTTATTCAATTTTGTTATATGTTAACTTATTTATATAATTTTCAGAAACTTATGGTGAAGATTTTTGAAAGCGTTTCCTTTTAACTTATTAAAAAATCGGTATATTACTATTTTATGAGGGGAGAGTTTACATGCTAAGTATTATCGGATTTGCTACGATATTAACAATTGTGATCTTGCTACTGAAAGGGAGAATTTCACCAATTATTGGACTTGTATTAGTACCGATTATTGGAGCACTAATTGCAGGCTTTGGCATAGCTGAAATTGGTGGATTTTTTAGTGAGGGAATCGATAAGGTTATAAATGTTGTCATTATGTTTATCTTTGCGATACTCTTTTTTGGAATAATGCAAGATGCAGGACTTTTTGATCCAATTATCAATAAAATGATTGCGATTACAAGAGGTAATGTTGTCGCTGTTGCAGTAGGTACAGTTTTTATCGCTGCGATTGCTCATTTAGATGGTTCTGGTGCGTCAACTTTTCTAATAACGATCCCGGCATTACTACCTTTATATAAAAGATTAAAAATGAGTCCGTATTTATTATTACTATTAGTTGGAACGAGTGCTAGTATATTAAATATGCTTCCATGGGCAGGACCACTGGGGAGAACAGCTGCTGTGCTTGGTTTGGATCCTACAGAATTATGGAGACCGTTAATACCATTACAGATAATTGGACTCTTTCTTTTAACTTGTATGGCGTTAATATTGGGGATTAGAGAAAAACGACGTATCGCCTTACTCCGTGAAACTGAAAGTTCTCAAGATGAGGTAGCGGCAGCTCAAGAGTATGCAGAAAGTTCTTATCAGAAAGAAAAAGATATTTCCTTAGCTAGACCTAAGCTACTTTGGGTGAATTTATTATTAACATTAGGGATGATTGGTATGTTAGTGTGGGGAATTATTCCTGCCGGTTTCATCTTTATGATATTCTTAAGTATCGCCTTGCTTCTTAATTATCCAAAGGTAGACGATCAAATGGCACGAATAAAAGCACATGCACCTAATGCATTATTAATGGCGAGTATTATATTAGCTGCTGGATCTTTTTTAGGCATCTTAGGCGGTACGGGAATGCTTAATTCCATTGCAGTTGATATGGTGAGAATCTTGCCAGCCTTTATTGTCCCGTATTTGCACCTCATTATTGGGGCATTCGGTGTACCGTTTGAACTAATATTAAATACAGATGCTTATTATTTCGCCTTACTACCTGTAGTGGAACAAATAGTCGTCACTTATGGTGTTGAATCCGTTACAGCTGCCTACTCCATGATCATCGGTAACATTATTGGTACCTTTGTCAGTCCATTTTCACCAGCGCTTTGGTTAGCTCTTGGTCTAGCAGGTTGTGAAATGGGAAAACATATTCGCTACTCTATTTTTTGGGTATGGGGATTTAGTTTAGTATTAATGGTAGTAGCGATTGTACTTGGAATAATTGCTTTATAAAATCAAAAGGAAACCAAGTGATTAAATTACTCACTTGGTTTTTCTACTTCATAGACAAACTATTTAATTAATCCTGTACCTTCGTTCTGGTCTTCCTACATCCCCATAAATTAACTCGGCACTCACTTGCTTCAAAGAAACTAAATACTCCAAATATCTCCTTGCGGTAGAGCGACTTGCTCCGATACACGCACCAACCTCTGCGGCTGTATATCCATTGGTGTTATCGTCCTTTTCTATTAAAACTGCCAAAATCTTTTCTAAAGTGATAGGATCAATTCCTTTTGGAGGGCCGATTATTTTTTCCTTATCTTGACTAGAAATTGCTAATCCCCTTAAGAGATCTAGCTCTTCTTGAGAAATTTCTCTTTTACTTGAGAAAGTCAATTGTTTTTCTTTGTAGCGCTCCAATGTTTGTCTCAAACGTTCAGCATCTAGTGGCTTAATGATGTAGTCTAGTACACCGCTTCTAATGGTTTGTTGTATCGTATCCACTTCCTTGGCGGCAGTAATCATAATGATATCGATGCTTGGGTAATTTTGTTTAAGTTCCCACATTAAATCTAGTCCGTCAACATCAGGAATATAAACATCTAGTAAAATTAAATTAGGTATAATAATAGAGTTGTTTAGAAATGAAAGTGCATCTTTCTTTGTATTAGCTATGCCAGTTACATGAAAACCTTCAACTTTTTCTACAAGTTCCTTATTAATATTTGCGACACGAAAATCATCCTCAATGATGAGCACACCAAATGCGTTAGTCAAGATTATCTCCCCCAAACATATTTCCCCTTTGAGCTTTAGGAATGGCGATGATAAAGCAAGCACCACCTAAATCACTAGTTTCTAAAGATATGTTTCCATTTAATTCTTGTAAAATTTTGTGAATAAGAGCTAAACCAATTCCACGATGTAATCCGGATTTTGTGGAAAAACCTCTTTGGAATATATTTTGTGTGATTTCATGTGGAATCCCAGCACCACTATCTTCAATTTCGAAGATGATTTCGTTTCCGATGTCGGTGAAAAATATGCCAACTTCTTTTTTAGTATTATGTTCTAACACGGCATCGTAAGCATTATTTAACAAATTACCAATAGCGGTAATAACTCCTTCCCTCAATTTAAGGGAAAGTGTTGAGGTAAGTTGGCTGTTAGGATCAATGGAAAGTGTAATACCAAGTTCATGGGCTTGGTTTAATTTACCTAAAAGAATGGCACTTATATAAGGGTCCTCTACGTTATTGATAAAGAAATGAATCCATTCTTGCTGTTGTTTTGTTTCTTTGTTTATAAATGCTATTGCCTCGTCCTTTTTATCTAATTGCAATAAGCCTGAAATAGTATTTAATTTGTTCGAAAACTCATGTGTTTGAACCCGCAGAGCCTCGGAATATTGTTTAACTTTGGATAACTCCTCTGAAAGCTTTTCTATTTCGGTTTGATTTCGAAAAGTGTACACTGCTCCGATAACTTTTTTATCATAAAAAAGAGGGACGCTATTAATAATAAACCTATCATCCTTTATCCAAATTTCTTGATGATATTGACTTTTCCCTGTTTTTAATACTAGGTTAAGAGATTTGTTGGCTAATAAGTTAGTGATGCTTTTGCCAACGATGTACTCCGATTCACTCTGGAGTATTTTTCCCGCTTTTTGGTTATACATCGTAACCATTCCATCCTTGTCTACTGCAATAAGCGCTTCATGAATAGATTGAAAAATTGCCTCCCTTTCCCCATAAAGCTGTCCGATTTCTTCCGGTTCAAGACCTAAAATTGATTTTTTTACATGTAAGGAAATGAGGATTGCACCAATTATCCCAATTACTATACTTAAAATAAGCCAATACCAAATATCTGCTATATACATGCTGATTGACATATTAATATCTTCTATTAAGTAACCAACTGAAACAACACCAATAATATCACCTGTGCTTGATATAATTGGTGCTTTGCCACGTATGGACGGTCCGAGAGACCCAGTAGCCTTTGAAATATAGGATTCACCATCTAGTATTGCCCTTTCATTATCTTCACCGACCATAGTTTCCCCAATTCGATCTGGTAGGGGATGGGAATACCGTTCGCCTTCTATATTACCAACGACGATAAATTGCGAGTCAGTAGTTTTACGTATTCTCTCAACAATTGGCTGAATAACTTCTGAAGGATTCTCCTTGTTAAAAGCCGCTTTAACTTCTTGATTTTCAGAAATAATTTGAGCGATATGAAGGGCACGTATTCCAATTTGCTCTTCCATCGTTTGCGTATATTTATTGTTCGTATAAATGCCAAATAACATCAACACTAATATATTCAACAAGCAGATCAAAACAATTATTTTCACTAATAATGTTGGCCGTAGAGTTGGAAGTTTAAAGAAAGGAAACTCTCTGTTAATTTGTTTCATACAGTCGCTCACTTTCTTAATACTAATAATATAATCTACTATACACTAATTTTATTAATCAAAAAATAAGGCAATTATAAAAGAAGTAGTCGATAGAAAAGATGCCACCAGAAAAAAATTCACTGTACATAGAGCTTAAACCATCTGTTAACAATACAAAATATATGAAATTTAACTTTGTGCAAAATATTTTATTATACAAGCTTGTTTTAAATGGTACACTTTTAGCCTGCAAAAAGAGGTGAAAGATTGAACAGTGAATATTGGAAGCCTTCAGTTCGAATTATAGCTATTTATTTTATTATTAGTCTTATTTGGATTTTTGTTAGTGAGTTATTGTTGGACCAATATATCCACAAAAATGCCCATTTCCAAGCTCACTTTTTTTCAATATTGAAAGGATGCTTGTTTATTGTTGTTACGAGTTGGATTTTTTATAAATTGATCGACAGGGATTTTCGTTATATAAGGGAAAGTGAAGAGCGATACCGAAAATTAGTGGAAAATTCCGCTGAGGTAATTTTCGTTCACTTAGATGGAGTGATTGTTTACGTAAATCAAGCGGGAATTAATTTCATCGGGGCAAAAAATGCATCAGATATAATTGGAAAGCACCTATTAGATTTTGTTCCTTTAGAGGATTATGACTACACGATTAGTAGGATGAAAAAAGTGAAGGAGCTAGCAGAGCAAAGAATTCTTACCCCAAGTGGTCAAAAAATCCCAATAGAAACAATAGCTTTTAAAACTACTTTTCACGGCAAAGAGGCAATACAAGTTATTATGAGAGATATTACTGAACGAAAAATAGCTGCAGAACAAATTAATTATCTTGCCTATTATGACTCGATTACGACATTGCCAAACCGTAATGCACTAAATAAGTTTTTGCAAGAGGCTATTGAGAAAAGTGAAAGCTTTGCACTTATGCTCTTAGACTTAGATAGATTTAAATATATTAATGATAACTTAGGTCATGATGCGGGTGATATTTTATTAAAGCAGGTTTCAAAGCGATTAAAGGGATTTTTAGGAAATAAAGCATTTCTTTCTCGTTATGGAGGGGACGAGTTTGTTCTATTGCTAAAGGACATTGACGAGGAAAAAGTGAAAAGAGTAGCAAGTGGAATTATTGAAAAATTATCCTATCCGTTTATACTCGAAAAAAACGAATACTATATTACCTCTAGTATTGGTATCTGTATGTATCCTAGAGA from Sutcliffiella cohnii encodes:
- a CDS encoding response regulator; the protein is MTNAFGVLIIEDDFRVANINKELVEKVEGFHVTGIANTKKDALSFLNNSIIIPNLILLDVYIPDVDGLDLMWELKQNYPSIDIIMITAAKEVDTIQQTIRSGVLDYIIKPLDAERLRQTLERYKEKQLTFSSKREISQEELDLLRGLAISSQDKEKIIGPPKGIDPITLEKILAVLIEKDDNTNGYTAAEVGACIGASRSTARRYLEYLVSLKQVSAELIYGDVGRPERRYRIN
- a CDS encoding CitMHS family transporter, whose amino-acid sequence is MLSIIGFATILTIVILLLKGRISPIIGLVLVPIIGALIAGFGIAEIGGFFSEGIDKVINVVIMFIFAILFFGIMQDAGLFDPIINKMIAITRGNVVAVAVGTVFIAAIAHLDGSGASTFLITIPALLPLYKRLKMSPYLLLLLVGTSASILNMLPWAGPLGRTAAVLGLDPTELWRPLIPLQIIGLFLLTCMALILGIREKRRIALLRETESSQDEVAAAQEYAESSYQKEKDISLARPKLLWVNLLLTLGMIGMLVWGIIPAGFIFMIFLSIALLLNYPKVDDQMARIKAHAPNALLMASIILAAGSFLGILGGTGMLNSIAVDMVRILPAFIVPYLHLIIGAFGVPFELILNTDAYYFALLPVVEQIVVTYGVESVTAAYSMIIGNIIGTFVSPFSPALWLALGLAGCEMGKHIRYSIFWVWGFSLVLMVVAIVLGIIAL
- a CDS encoding putative bifunctional diguanylate cyclase/phosphodiesterase — protein: MNSEYWKPSVRIIAIYFIISLIWIFVSELLLDQYIHKNAHFQAHFFSILKGCLFIVVTSWIFYKLIDRDFRYIRESEERYRKLVENSAEVIFVHLDGVIVYVNQAGINFIGAKNASDIIGKHLLDFVPLEDYDYTISRMKKVKELAEQRILTPSGQKIPIETIAFKTTFHGKEAIQVIMRDITERKIAAEQINYLAYYDSITTLPNRNALNKFLQEAIEKSESFALMLLDLDRFKYINDNLGHDAGDILLKQVSKRLKGFLGNKAFLSRYGGDEFVLLLKDIDEEKVKRVASGIIEKLSYPFILEKNEYYITSSIGICMYPRDGEHADVLLKNTDTAMYAAKERGRNAYRFFDDNMDVQYKKKLEFEQGIRRGLKNGEFQLFYQPQVNLSTDKIIGLEALIRWQHPTKGLIPPNEFIPIAEETGLIVELGDWVLETACKQLEFWQLKGLPSIRIAVNVSIHQFLNENFVNRVDHILYETGLPSNLLELEITENVMRNHEKSIEIMKRLGIEIALDDFGTGYSSLSVLKSLPIDNLKIDKSFIDDICTEDDQIVKSIIQMGKNLNFTLVAEGIENKEQLQLLKKYKCHIGQGFCFCKPLPADEIEKFLKK
- a CDS encoding ATP-binding protein — its product is MKQINREFPFFKLPTLRPTLLVKIIVLICLLNILVLMLFGIYTNNKYTQTMEEQIGIRALHIAQIISENQEVKAAFNKENPSEVIQPIVERIRKTTDSQFIVVGNIEGERYSHPLPDRIGETMVGEDNERAILDGESYISKATGSLGPSIRGKAPIISSTGDIIGVVSVGYLIEDINMSISMYIADIWYWLILSIVIGIIGAILISLHVKKSILGLEPEEIGQLYGEREAIFQSIHEALIAVDKDGMVTMYNQKAGKILQSESEYIVGKSITNLLANKSLNLVLKTGKSQYHQEIWIKDDRFIINSVPLFYDKKVIGAVYTFRNQTEIEKLSEELSKVKQYSEALRVQTHEFSNKLNTISGLLQLDKKDEAIAFINKETKQQQEWIHFFINNVEDPYISAILLGKLNQAHELGITLSIDPNSQLTSTLSLKLREGVITAIGNLLNNAYDAVLEHNTKKEVGIFFTDIGNEIIFEIEDSGAGIPHEITQNIFQRGFSTKSGLHRGIGLALIHKILQELNGNISLETSDLGGACFIIAIPKAQRGNMFGGDNLD